Proteins from a single region of Salipiger sp. H15:
- a CDS encoding Hint domain-containing protein — translation MADLTLNWASLGAYGTALADTSSGGTAATVDTGGVNVEISFAAQDLGAQAFTATYDGYVPEDSSVNPNSHLKLFGEGGDGGTVSSTSTTVFDFSSSNERYADEVQNVSFILNDVDGGAGADLGDLTGEPGSGTSFQDNVTVLAYDAEGNAVAVDLTSLGSTSISGDTATGEAITGFSDASGSVLVSIAGPVSRIEVIYENGGDATQAVLVSDMSFSTVDAGDADPIAEDDEAETDEDVAVTIDVLANDSDPDGDTLTVTTATATNGSVVINGDGTLTFTPDADYNGDAEITYTIEDPAGNSATGHVAVTVYPVNDDPVAEDDLVTTANNTPVTFDPTENDSDVDGDTLTITGLGDPSHGTVTLNGDGTVTYTPNTGHSGPDSFTYTIDDGNGGTDTGTVVVKTGVPTTPTDGENTPPDALDDLYHTTGTSTATFDPTENDTDADGDTLTVTGIGTPTNGTATLNADGTVSYTAEEGFTGYDAFSYTIDDGHGGTDTAYVTVEVMPCFTPGTLIATPQGERLVEDLQVGDRVITRDNGIQEIRWVGRKELTGFELARQPHLRPVLIQKGALGKNLPEHDLLVSPNHRVLVANDRTALYFDEREVLAAAKHLTGLAGVDEVDTMGVCYIHFMFDQHEVVLSNGAWTESFQPGDYTLKGIGDEQREEIFALFPELEHEEGLKAYGAARRSLKKHEAQLLVG, via the coding sequence ATGGCTGACTTGACTTTGAACTGGGCTTCGCTGGGTGCTTACGGAACCGCGCTGGCCGACACGTCTTCCGGCGGAACCGCCGCCACCGTCGACACCGGCGGCGTCAATGTCGAGATTTCCTTCGCTGCCCAGGACCTTGGCGCGCAGGCCTTCACGGCGACCTACGACGGCTACGTGCCCGAGGACTCCTCGGTCAATCCCAACTCGCACCTGAAGCTCTTCGGCGAGGGCGGCGACGGCGGCACCGTGTCCTCGACCTCGACGACGGTCTTCGACTTCAGCTCCTCGAACGAGCGCTACGCCGACGAGGTGCAGAACGTCTCCTTCATCCTCAACGATGTGGATGGCGGCGCGGGCGCCGATCTCGGCGACCTGACCGGCGAGCCGGGCAGCGGCACCAGCTTCCAGGACAATGTCACCGTCCTCGCCTATGACGCGGAGGGCAACGCGGTCGCGGTCGACCTGACCTCGCTCGGCAGCACCAGCATCAGCGGCGACACCGCCACCGGCGAAGCGATCACCGGCTTCAGCGACGCGTCGGGCTCGGTGCTCGTCTCGATCGCCGGCCCGGTGTCGCGCATCGAGGTGATCTACGAGAATGGCGGCGACGCGACCCAGGCGGTGCTGGTCTCGGACATGAGCTTCTCGACCGTGGACGCAGGCGACGCCGACCCGATCGCCGAGGACGACGAGGCGGAAACCGACGAGGACGTCGCGGTCACCATCGACGTGCTGGCCAATGACAGCGATCCCGACGGCGACACGCTGACCGTCACCACCGCCACCGCCACCAACGGCAGCGTGGTGATCAACGGTGACGGCACGCTCACCTTCACCCCCGACGCCGACTACAACGGCGACGCCGAGATCACCTACACGATCGAGGATCCGGCGGGGAACTCGGCCACCGGTCATGTCGCCGTGACCGTCTACCCGGTGAACGACGACCCGGTCGCCGAGGATGACCTCGTCACCACCGCCAATAACACCCCGGTGACCTTCGATCCGACCGAGAACGACTCGGACGTGGACGGCGACACGCTGACCATCACCGGCCTTGGCGATCCGTCGCACGGCACCGTCACGCTGAACGGCGACGGCACCGTGACCTATACCCCGAACACGGGGCATTCGGGCCCGGACAGCTTCACCTACACGATCGACGACGGCAACGGCGGCACCGACACCGGCACCGTGGTGGTCAAGACCGGCGTGCCGACCACGCCGACCGACGGCGAGAACACCCCGCCGGACGCGCTGGACGATCTCTACCACACCACCGGCACCTCGACCGCGACCTTCGATCCGACCGAGAACGACACCGACGCGGATGGCGACACGCTGACCGTCACCGGCATCGGCACGCCGACCAACGGCACCGCGACGCTCAACGCCGACGGCACCGTCTCCTACACCGCCGAGGAGGGCTTCACCGGCTACGACGCCTTCAGCTACACCATCGACGATGGCCATGGCGGCACCGATACGGCCTACGTGACGGTCGAGGTGATGCCCTGCTTCACCCCGGGCACGCTGATCGCCACGCCGCAGGGCGAGCGCCTGGTCGAGGACCTTCAGGTCGGCGACCGCGTCATCACCCGCGACAACGGCATCCAGGAGATCCGCTGGGTCGGCCGCAAGGAGCTTACCGGCTTCGAGCTGGCGCGCCAGCCGCATCTGCGCCCGGTGCTGATCCAGAAGGGCGCGCTCGGCAAGAACCTTCCCGAGCATGACCTGCTGGTCTCGCCGAACCACCGCGTGCTCGTCGCCAACGACCGCACCGCGCTCTACTTCGACGAGCGCGAGGTCCTCGCGGCCGCCAAGCACCTGACCGGCCTCGCCGGGGTGGACGAGGTCGACACGATGGGTGTGTGCTACATCCACTTCATGTTCGACCAGCACGAGGTCGTGCTGTCGAACGGCGCCTGGACCGAGAGCTTCCAGCCCGGCGACTACACGCTGAAGGGTATCGGCGACGAGCAGCGCGAGGAGATCTTCGCGCTCTTCCCCGAGCTCGAGCACGAGGAAGGCCTGAAGGCCTATGGCGCCGCGCGCCGCTCGCTGAAGAAACACGAGGCGCAGCTGCTGGTCGGCTGA
- the purS gene encoding phosphoribosylformylglycinamidine synthase subunit PurS produces MKARVHVMLKEGVLDPQGEAVRHALGGLGFEGVGAVRQGKVIDLELAEGTGEATVKEMCEKLLANTVIESYQIEML; encoded by the coding sequence ATGAAGGCACGTGTGCATGTGATGCTCAAAGAGGGCGTGCTCGACCCGCAGGGCGAGGCTGTCCGCCACGCGCTTGGCGGGCTCGGCTTCGAAGGTGTGGGTGCCGTGCGTCAGGGCAAGGTGATCGACCTCGAACTGGCCGAGGGCACCGGCGAGGCAACGGTCAAGGAGATGTGCGAGAAGCTGCTCGCCAACACCGTGATCGAAAGCTACCAGATCGAGATGCTCTGA
- the purC gene encoding phosphoribosylaminoimidazolesuccinocarboxamide synthase, translating to MARRKKIYEGKAKILYEGPEPGTIVQYFKDDATAFNAQKKDVIEGKGVLNNRLSEFFMTGLNNIGVPTHFLKRLNMREQLVRACEIIPLEVIVRNYAAGSLATRLGLEEGTPLPRPIVEYCYKDDKLGDPLVTEEHIAAFGWAGQQDMDDILSLSLRVNDYLSGLMYGVGIRLVDFKIEIGRVYDGDFQRLIVADEISPDSMRLWDIETGQKLDKDVFRRDLGSLTDAYTEVARRLGVMPKQATHVAKPKLIN from the coding sequence ATGGCACGGCGCAAGAAGATCTACGAAGGCAAGGCGAAGATTCTGTACGAAGGCCCGGAACCGGGTACGATCGTTCAGTATTTCAAGGATGACGCCACCGCCTTCAACGCGCAGAAGAAGGACGTGATCGAGGGCAAGGGAGTGCTGAACAACCGCCTGTCCGAGTTCTTCATGACCGGCCTCAACAACATCGGCGTTCCGACCCACTTCCTCAAGCGGCTGAACATGCGCGAGCAGCTCGTCCGCGCCTGCGAGATCATCCCGCTGGAAGTGATCGTGCGCAACTACGCCGCCGGTTCGCTGGCGACGCGCCTCGGCCTCGAAGAGGGCACGCCGCTGCCGCGCCCGATCGTCGAATATTGCTACAAGGACGACAAGCTGGGCGACCCGCTGGTCACCGAAGAGCATATCGCGGCCTTCGGCTGGGCCGGCCAGCAGGACATGGACGACATCCTCAGCCTGTCGCTGCGGGTGAACGACTACCTGTCCGGCCTGATGTACGGCGTCGGCATCCGCCTCGTCGACTTCAAGATCGAGATCGGCCGCGTCTATGACGGCGACTTCCAGCGCCTGATCGTCGCCGACGAGATCTCGCCCGACTCGATGCGCCTGTGGGACATCGAGACCGGCCAGAAGCTCGACAAGGACGTGTTCCGCCGCGACCTGGGCTCGCTGACCGACGCCTATACCGAGGTGGCGCGCCGTCTGGGCGTGATGCCGAAGCAGGCAACCCACGTGGCGAAGCCGAAGCTGATCAATTGA
- a CDS encoding DUF1476 domain-containing protein — MTTFDDREKAFENKFAHDEEMRFRAEARCNKLLGLWAAAQLGKAGAEAEAYALDVCKVDFHQPGHEDVIAKVTQDLGERAGTDAVRTKRAALLLEAQQQILAES; from the coding sequence ATGACAACTTTCGACGACCGCGAAAAGGCCTTTGAGAACAAGTTCGCGCATGACGAGGAGATGCGCTTCCGTGCCGAGGCCCGCTGCAACAAGCTGCTGGGTCTCTGGGCAGCCGCGCAGCTCGGCAAGGCCGGTGCCGAAGCGGAGGCCTACGCGCTCGACGTCTGCAAGGTCGACTTCCACCAGCCCGGGCATGAGGACGTGATCGCCAAGGTCACGCAGGACCTCGGCGAACGTGCCGGGACCGACGCCGTCCGCACCAAGCGAGCGGCGCTCCTGCTCGAGGCGCAGCAGCAGATTCTCGCAGAAAGCTGA
- a CDS encoding ATP-binding protein: MFFQWLKRYMPRGIYARAALILILPVFTIQLVVSVVFVQRHFEGVSQQMTRGVARDVTYAIHAPAAAAPLGLRMRPVADDVLPIADQRRWYDFSGIVVAETLERFVPGLERVMLPNDNDVELYLRGPRGTLYQVEFSRQRASASNPHQLLVNMMVFGVVMTLIAFFYLRNQLRPITRLAEAAEAFGRGRHVPYQPGGAVEVRAAGNAFLDMRARIERQIEQRTMMLSGVSHDLRTPITRLRLGLSMLDDEDREPLERDVDDMQRLIDAFLDFARGNSQDGVAEPTDPVALAASVVADAQRGGKAVSLGAVEGEGLVSVRPVALRRALENLVGNAVRYGTRCEVSVTLTERSLRLRVEDDGPGIPPDRREEALKPFARLDPARNQDRGTGVGLGLAIAADVARAHGGVLRLGESDTLGGLRADIVIAR, from the coding sequence ATGTTCTTCCAGTGGCTCAAACGTTACATGCCGCGCGGCATCTACGCGCGTGCGGCGCTGATCCTGATCCTGCCGGTCTTCACCATCCAGCTGGTGGTCTCGGTGGTCTTCGTGCAGCGCCATTTCGAGGGCGTCTCGCAGCAGATGACCCGCGGCGTCGCGCGCGACGTGACCTATGCGATCCACGCCCCCGCCGCCGCCGCGCCGCTGGGGCTGCGGATGCGGCCGGTCGCCGACGACGTGCTGCCCATCGCCGACCAGCGGCGCTGGTACGATTTCTCGGGCATCGTCGTGGCCGAGACGCTCGAACGCTTCGTGCCGGGGCTGGAGCGGGTGATGCTGCCCAATGACAACGACGTCGAGCTCTACCTGCGCGGGCCGCGCGGCACGCTCTACCAGGTCGAGTTCTCGCGCCAGCGCGCCTCGGCGTCGAACCCGCACCAGCTGCTGGTCAACATGATGGTCTTCGGCGTGGTGATGACGCTCATCGCCTTCTTCTACCTGCGCAACCAGTTGCGCCCGATCACCCGGCTTGCCGAGGCCGCCGAGGCCTTCGGTCGTGGCCGGCACGTGCCGTACCAGCCCGGCGGGGCGGTCGAGGTGCGGGCGGCGGGCAATGCCTTCCTCGACATGCGGGCCCGCATCGAGCGGCAGATCGAGCAGCGGACCATGATGCTCTCGGGGGTGAGCCACGACCTGCGCACGCCGATCACCCGGCTGCGGCTCGGCCTGTCGATGCTCGACGACGAGGACCGCGAGCCGCTCGAGCGCGACGTGGACGACATGCAGCGGCTGATCGACGCCTTCCTCGACTTCGCCCGCGGCAATTCGCAGGACGGCGTGGCCGAGCCCACCGACCCGGTGGCGCTGGCGGCCTCGGTGGTCGCCGACGCGCAGCGCGGCGGCAAGGCGGTGAGTCTCGGGGCGGTCGAGGGCGAGGGGCTGGTGAGCGTGCGCCCGGTTGCGCTGCGCCGCGCGCTCGAGAACCTCGTCGGCAATGCCGTGCGCTACGGCACGCGCTGCGAGGTCTCGGTGACGCTGACCGAGCGGTCGCTGCGTCTGCGGGTCGAGGATGACGGGCCGGGGATCCCGCCCGACCGGCGCGAGGAGGCGCTGAAGCCCTTCGCCCGGCTCGACCCGGCGCGCAACCAGGACCGCGGCACCGGGGTGGGGCTGGGGCTTGCCATCGCCGCCGACGTGGCGCGGGCGCATGGCGGGGTGCTGCGGCTGGGGGAGAGCGACACGCTCGGCGGGTTGCGCGCGGACATCGTCATCGCGCGCTGA
- a CDS encoding MBL fold metallo-hydrolase translates to MIDPQPDFQPVPGHAETLAPGLRRILAPNPSPMTYRGTNTYVLGTRDLAVIDPGPRSQAHLEAILAAVGPGQRVSHILVTHAHLDHSPLARPLADATGAPVLAFGDARAGRSALMRELAETGLAGGGEGVDAEFSPDTELPDGAVVEGDGWRLEALHTPGHFGNHLSFAWGEQLFSGDLVMGWASSLVSPPDGDLGAFMDSLERLRTRRWSRLHPGHGAPVEDAAARINALLAHRRAREAAILEALAAGPGDAASLAAAIYRDTDPALMPAAARNVLAHLIDLTQRKLVIPLGNLEKTAVFSRL, encoded by the coding sequence ATGATCGATCCCCAGCCCGACTTCCAGCCCGTCCCGGGCCATGCCGAGACGCTCGCCCCGGGCCTGCGCCGGATTCTCGCTCCCAACCCCTCGCCGATGACCTACCGCGGCACCAATACCTATGTGCTCGGCACGCGCGATCTGGCCGTGATCGACCCCGGCCCGCGCTCGCAGGCGCATCTCGAGGCGATCCTCGCGGCGGTGGGGCCGGGCCAGCGCGTCAGCCACATCCTCGTGACCCACGCCCATCTCGACCACTCGCCGCTCGCCCGGCCGCTGGCCGATGCCACCGGCGCGCCGGTGCTGGCCTTCGGCGACGCGCGCGCCGGGCGCAGCGCGCTGATGCGCGAACTTGCCGAGACCGGGCTTGCCGGCGGCGGCGAGGGCGTGGACGCCGAGTTCTCTCCCGACACCGAGCTGCCGGACGGCGCCGTGGTCGAGGGCGACGGCTGGCGGCTCGAGGCGCTGCACACGCCCGGTCATTTCGGCAACCACCTGAGCTTCGCCTGGGGAGAGCAGCTCTTCTCGGGCGATCTCGTGATGGGCTGGGCCAGCTCGCTGGTCTCGCCCCCCGACGGCGATCTCGGCGCCTTCATGGACTCGCTCGAGCGGCTGCGGACGCGGCGCTGGTCGCGGCTGCACCCCGGCCACGGCGCGCCGGTCGAGGATGCGGCCGCGCGCATCAACGCGCTGCTCGCCCACCGCCGCGCCCGCGAGGCCGCGATCCTCGAGGCGCTCGCCGCCGGTCCGGGCGACGCGGCGAGTCTCGCGGCGGCCATATATCGCGACACGGACCCCGCCCTGATGCCCGCCGCGGCCCGGAACGTGCTGGCGCACCTCATCGACCTCACCCAGCGTAAGCTTGTGATTCCGTTAGGTAATCTTGAAAAAACCGCTGTGTTTTCAAGGCTCTGA
- a CDS encoding tyrosine-type recombinase/integrase, with the protein MSLLFPLRSHVMRDAKVLALKLTLLSDIAFAAVTERTMAIGPDIMDTLLRELCRFLIEAAETAREMAPTRSLETAAYELACANAATDTLRQTIFLRDREMARAPLRQIAARLGIPLDESDPDWQRLAYRALRVMLEAHEEDLRRDQGQFESRSEALLQALNPARHLGHAPARYLSMPTALQVIPPVSATAGRGHLPASAPAAPIPQTAEEASIAPVMPDLAHSDFLPAVPTRPAPQAPAPTRQSPTNVAATTPCPTISEGSEDYIARRCQGYASFKPTEQPSPASGESWEKNSSGNVKSTARLMARILGDRPFDQILSEELTAAFTLMQRIPRNYQAATSRLSPREAADRADETETRSEALTRDRLKKEGASPGKIELTVLREKLPRLKAATIYRHMQDFQRICVFQKGLGHLRDNIMEGHIWEKREYDRRVLEEADTERQTWCGRLDGLFRTPLFQDKLDDAGDPMFWAPLISVHSGLRSEEVLQLATNDVQVIDEIPCFVLRQGLGQNLKSAAARRTVPVHKNLLALGFMHLLALRKREGEPRLFPWLTRSEAKKTYTENFSKRFTYYRKTHKVYDAQRDFHSFRTTFNHRLIEAGCPDTQRRSLLGHVERDVGITNYNPSGFSKALLLGQVNAIEIDVSMIRPPFGDIEVAGVTHLADRRRLAAS; encoded by the coding sequence ATGTCACTGCTCTTTCCGCTCCGCTCCCATGTCATGCGCGACGCGAAGGTGCTCGCCCTGAAGCTCACACTTCTGAGCGACATCGCCTTCGCCGCGGTCACGGAGAGAACGATGGCGATCGGGCCCGACATTATGGACACGCTCCTGCGAGAGCTCTGCCGCTTCCTGATCGAAGCGGCAGAGACCGCGCGCGAAATGGCCCCGACCCGCAGCCTCGAAACCGCGGCCTACGAGCTTGCCTGTGCCAACGCCGCAACCGACACCCTGCGCCAAACCATCTTCCTGCGCGACCGTGAAATGGCACGCGCGCCCCTCCGGCAAATCGCCGCCCGGCTCGGCATTCCCCTCGACGAGTCTGACCCCGATTGGCAGCGGCTGGCCTATCGCGCGTTGCGCGTGATGCTCGAGGCACATGAGGAGGATCTGCGCCGCGACCAGGGGCAGTTCGAATCCCGCAGCGAAGCCCTTCTGCAAGCCCTGAATCCGGCGCGCCACCTGGGACACGCCCCTGCCAGATACCTATCAATGCCTACGGCGCTCCAGGTGATCCCGCCTGTCTCGGCCACGGCAGGGCGCGGGCACTTGCCCGCCTCCGCGCCTGCAGCCCCAATTCCACAGACTGCAGAAGAGGCTTCGATCGCTCCCGTGATGCCCGACCTGGCGCATTCAGACTTCCTGCCTGCGGTGCCGACGCGCCCGGCCCCGCAGGCCCCCGCGCCAACGCGCCAGAGCCCCACGAATGTTGCCGCCACGACGCCATGTCCGACGATTTCGGAAGGAAGCGAGGACTACATTGCCCGTCGTTGCCAGGGCTATGCGTCCTTCAAGCCGACAGAGCAGCCCTCACCCGCCTCAGGAGAGAGCTGGGAGAAGAACTCGTCCGGAAACGTGAAATCGACCGCCCGCCTCATGGCCCGCATCCTTGGCGACCGGCCCTTCGATCAGATTCTCTCCGAAGAACTCACCGCAGCCTTCACGCTCATGCAGCGGATTCCCCGTAACTATCAGGCCGCGACAAGCCGGCTTTCCCCAAGGGAGGCGGCAGACAGGGCCGACGAGACCGAAACCAGAAGTGAAGCGCTCACCCGGGACCGATTGAAGAAGGAAGGCGCAAGCCCCGGGAAGATCGAGCTCACCGTCCTGCGGGAGAAATTGCCCCGCCTGAAAGCGGCAACCATCTATCGCCACATGCAGGATTTCCAAAGGATTTGCGTGTTCCAGAAAGGACTTGGGCACCTCCGCGACAATATCATGGAGGGCCATATCTGGGAGAAGCGCGAGTATGATCGCCGCGTGCTCGAAGAGGCCGATACCGAACGCCAGACCTGGTGCGGGCGCCTCGACGGTCTGTTCCGGACGCCCCTCTTCCAGGACAAGCTCGACGACGCGGGCGATCCGATGTTCTGGGCGCCTCTTATTTCGGTTCATTCCGGACTGCGCAGCGAAGAGGTCCTGCAATTGGCCACGAATGACGTCCAGGTCATCGACGAGATTCCGTGTTTCGTCCTGCGCCAGGGGCTCGGTCAGAACCTGAAAAGTGCCGCGGCCCGGCGCACCGTGCCGGTCCACAAGAACCTTCTTGCGCTCGGCTTCATGCACCTCCTCGCCCTGCGAAAGCGTGAGGGAGAGCCGCGGCTCTTCCCATGGCTGACGCGCAGCGAAGCGAAGAAGACCTATACCGAAAATTTCTCCAAGCGGTTCACCTACTACCGGAAAACGCACAAGGTCTACGACGCGCAACGGGATTTCCACTCCTTCCGCACCACCTTCAATCACCGCCTGATCGAGGCTGGATGCCCGGACACCCAGCGCCGCAGCCTTCTCGGACATGTCGAGCGCGACGTCGGGATCACCAACTACAACCCGAGTGGCTTCTCGAAAGCCCTGCTGCTGGGACAGGTCAACGCCATCGAGATCGACGTCTCGATGATCCGCCCGCCCTTCGGCGACATCGAGGTCGCCGGTGTCACGCATCTTGCGGATCGTCGGCGACTGGCGGCCTCGTAG
- a CDS encoding MbcA/ParS/Xre antitoxin family protein, giving the protein MVFIDHQSDEERIATLELIELATRWAGGSEARAIAWFTSQPLPSFGGQTAADLVRDGRAEAVRRYLSRIGVGGFS; this is encoded by the coding sequence ATGGTATTTATAGACCACCAATCAGATGAAGAACGCATAGCCACGCTCGAGTTGATCGAGTTGGCGACTCGGTGGGCTGGTGGGAGCGAGGCACGGGCGATCGCTTGGTTCACCTCTCAGCCGCTCCCCTCGTTTGGTGGTCAGACCGCGGCAGACCTCGTGCGCGATGGTCGCGCGGAGGCGGTGAGGCGATACCTCTCGCGGATTGGCGTCGGCGGCTTTTCGTAG